A segment of the Romboutsia sp. 13368 genome:
AACTCTAGCTGTATCACCAAAGTAAACTATATTTTCATTTGGTGTAATTTTCATTATTTCCTTTAATACGGTAAGTCCACCTAATCCTGAATCAAATACACCTATTGGTCTATTATTCATTAGTAACACCTGCTTTACTTCTTAGAGTCTAACGCTAACTCTATAATGCTATCTATAAGATTAGAATATTCTAATCCTGTAGCTTCCCACATTTTAGGATACATACTTATATTTGTAAAACCAGGTAAAGTATTTATCTCATTTATAAATATTTCTCCTGAATTTTTATCTATAAAGAAATCTACTCTTGAAAGTCCTTTTCCATCGATTCCTTTAAAGGCTTCTACTGCCATTTTTCTTATGTTTTCCATATCTTCAGATTTTATATTTGCTGGTATTTCATAAGTTGACGCACCATTTATATATTTATCTTCATAGTCATAGAAATCTTTAGCTGGTTTTATTTCTCCTGCTATAGATGCTTTTACATCTTCATTTCCAAGAACAGCAACTTCTATTTCTCTTGCATCTATACCTTGCTCTAAAACTATTCTTGAATCATATTTTAAAGCTTCTTCTATACCTACTAAAAGCTCTTCTCTATTTGTAGATTTAGATATACCTACACTTGAACCTAAGTTAGCTGGCTTTACAAATATAGGATAGTTTAATTTTTCTTCTATTTTATTTAATTCTTCTTCTTTATTTCTATTA
Coding sequences within it:
- a CDS encoding D-alanine--D-alanine ligase family protein, which gives rise to MNKINVALIFGGKSGEHEVSLLSTASIYKHINKDKYNIFTIGITKDGRWMFYDGDEENIKNGNWVNLANKNVEINLIPSGNKEVGLKFEDGRVEKIDVLFPVLHGPYGEDGTIQGLFEISQIPYVGCGVLASSVGMDKLICKKVFSEIGLPQVNYTDTNRWEFNRNKEEELNKIEEKLNYPIFVKPANLGSSVGISKSTNREELLVGIEEALKYDSRIVLEQGIDAREIEVAVLGNEDVKASIAGEIKPAKDFYDYEDKYINGASTYEIPANIKSEDMENIRKMAVEAFKGIDGKGLSRVDFFIDKNSGEIFINEINTLPGFTNISMYPKMWEATGLEYSNLIDSIIELALDSKK